Proteins from a genomic interval of Salvelinus sp. IW2-2015 linkage group LG14, ASM291031v2, whole genome shotgun sequence:
- the LOC111973336 gene encoding R-spondin-3-like isoform X1, which translates to MLIWVPFLIWILHFMDLINGQYFSRHPRHRRSSVVSRLCHAGCLTCSALNGCLSCKPRLFFHLEHDGMRERGTCLLSCPRGHYGTRSPHVNTCTKCREDCVSCFNRNFCTHCHQGHYLYRGRCEDSCPEGLTPNTALRECNDCPVGCEVCVTRNTCTRCRAGLYLLHGQCHHTCPGWFEPDKQLMECISQVHCKVGEWGDWGLCFRRGRTRGYRNFEEVRRREVLRHPTXYGDPCPKVKEWRKCVIKRRPSPGRSDGKGIRPTEH; encoded by the exons ATGCTAATTTGGGTACCATTTCTGATTTGGATTCTGCACTTCATGGATCTTATTAACGGACAATATTTCTCAAGACATCCACGACACAGAC GTAGCTCAGTGGTGAGCAGGTTGTGTCATGCTGGCTGCCTGACATGCTCAGCGTTAAACGGCTGCCTGTCCTGTAAGCCCCGCCTCTTCTTCCACTTGGAGCATGATGGGATGCGGGAGAGGGGGACATGTCTGCTATCCTGCCCCAGAGGTCACTATGGGACACGCTCCCCACATGTCAACACCTGCACCA AGTGCAGGGAGGACTGTGTTTCCTGCTTCAACAGGAACTTCTGCACTCACTGTCACCAGGGCCACTACCTGTACAGAGGGAGGTGTGAGGACAGCTGCCCCGAGGGCCTGACCCCAAACACTGCACTAAGAGAGTGCAATG ATTGTCCAGTgggctgtgaggtgtgtgtgacgAGGAACACCTGCACCAGGTGTAGAGCAGGACTGTACCTTCTGCATGGCCAGTGCCATCATACCTGCCCAGGGTGGTTTGAGCCTGATAAACAGCTCATGGAGTGCATTTCTCAAG tacACTGTAAGGTGGGAGAATGGGGAGACTGGGGCCTCTGCTTTCGGAGAGGGAGGACCCGGGGCTACAGGAATTTTGAGGAGGTACGAAGACGAGAGGTCCTACGGCACCCCACCMTGTATGGCGACCCCTGCCCTAAAGTCAAAGAGTGGAGGAAATGTGTCATCAAAAGGAGACCGAGTCCAG GAAGATCAGATGGCAAAGGCATTAGGCCAACAGAACATTGA
- the LOC111973336 gene encoding R-spondin-3-like isoform X2 has translation MRERGTCLLSCPRGHYGTRSPHVNTCTKCREDCVSCFNRNFCTHCHQGHYLYRGRCEDSCPEGLTPNTALRECNDCPVGCEVCVTRNTCTRCRAGLYLLHGQCHHTCPGWFEPDKQLMECISQVHCKVGEWGDWGLCFRRGRTRGYRNFEEVRRREVLRHPTXYGDPCPKVKEWRKCVIKRRPSPGRSDGKGIRPTEH, from the exons ATGCGGGAGAGGGGGACATGTCTGCTATCCTGCCCCAGAGGTCACTATGGGACACGCTCCCCACATGTCAACACCTGCACCA AGTGCAGGGAGGACTGTGTTTCCTGCTTCAACAGGAACTTCTGCACTCACTGTCACCAGGGCCACTACCTGTACAGAGGGAGGTGTGAGGACAGCTGCCCCGAGGGCCTGACCCCAAACACTGCACTAAGAGAGTGCAATG ATTGTCCAGTgggctgtgaggtgtgtgtgacgAGGAACACCTGCACCAGGTGTAGAGCAGGACTGTACCTTCTGCATGGCCAGTGCCATCATACCTGCCCAGGGTGGTTTGAGCCTGATAAACAGCTCATGGAGTGCATTTCTCAAG tacACTGTAAGGTGGGAGAATGGGGAGACTGGGGCCTCTGCTTTCGGAGAGGGAGGACCCGGGGCTACAGGAATTTTGAGGAGGTACGAAGACGAGAGGTCCTACGGCACCCCACCMTGTATGGCGACCCCTGCCCTAAAGTCAAAGAGTGGAGGAAATGTGTCATCAAAAGGAGACCGAGTCCAG GAAGATCAGATGGCAAAGGCATTAGGCCAACAGAACATTGA